The DNA segment TAGAATAGTAAGTTAATTGTCGCGGGGTGGAGCAGTCTGGAAGCTCGTCGGGCTCATAACCCGAAGGTCGTAGGTTCAAATCCTGCCCCCGCAATTTTGTGTGCAATGAGAAATGCAAAAATTTAGCTTTAGTAGCAGATAGCAGTGCTTGCACTGATAGATGCGGATAAAGTTAAATTTTTATACGGCGAATGCCGTAAGCGAAAGACCGAAGGTCTTGAGCTTGCATTTCGGGGTAGTGGCAGATATTCTACCATTCACACATATGCCCAGATAGCTCAGTTGGTAGAGCAGAGGACTGAAAATCCTCGTGTCGCTGGTTCGATTCCAGCTTTGGGCATTACAACGTATGTTGTATGGGGTATTAGCTCAGTCGGTAGAGCACTTGACTTTTAATCAAGTTGTCCGGGGTTCGAATCCCCGATGCCTCAGGATTTCTAAGTAGCTAAGAACTGATCCTATTATCAGTCCTTAGCTTTTTTATTTACTCAAAAAAGCAGGAGCAGATTTCTCAATTTGAGAAACCCGCTCCTGTTTTTCCATATTCCCGCTTAATTTCCCTTGCTGGGAATAAACTGTGCAATGCGGCCTGCAAACTCTGCAATATTCTGGGTCTGGAGAATCACGCGTCCAGGGCCGGTGAGTTTGGTGAGGAAGAGGCCTTCGCCGCCGAAGAAGATATTCCCGAGGCCTTTTACCGTTTCAATTTCATATTTCACATTGCGGTCAAAGGCAACCACATTTCCGGTATCGACTTTTAAGACTTCTCCCGGTTCAAGCTGGCGCTCGATCATGTCGCCGTCAATTTCCAGGAAAGCAAGTCCCTGTCCGCTGATGTCCTCAAGGATGAAGCCTTCACCGCCGAAGAGACCGGCAGAGAATTTCTTTGAGAAAGTGACGTTGAGTTCTACGGATTCCTGGGCGCAGAGGAAGGCGCCTTTCTGGCAGATCATGCCGCCGGTGGCGCTCACGTCCAGCGGATAAATGGTTCCGGCGGAAGTGGAAGCGAAAGCGATTCTTGCGCCGGCCTGTCTGGCCTTGTAGGTGGCCATGAACATGGATTCTCCGGCAAACATCCGTCCAAGGCCCTTCATGATGCCGCCGCGGGCGTTTGTGGACATGTCGATTCCATCAGACATCCAGGTCATGCCGCCGGACTGGGTGTAAATGCTTTCTCCTGCAAAGTCAAATTCCACTTCGACTGCTGGCATGGTATTTCCAATAATTCTATATTTCATATGGCTCCTCCTGTTTTTATGACAGTGTCATATTGATTCTATGTTTCCAGGTGCAAAGATATTTTAACATATTTCGGCAGAATACGCCAGATTTATGTGAAGATTTGATGGTTTTCTATCATTTTTTTCGCAGTTTCTATGAAGGCGGCCGATGCGCTGGAAAGATAGCGGTTTTTCTTGTGGACGGCTGCTACTTCTCTTTTTGCCAGAGGGGAGTCAAGCTGAAAAAAGAGGACGCCTGGCTCCGGCGGCGTCAGCTTTACAAGGCAGTCAGAGACGAAGGCGATGCCCAGGCCTTTTCCGACGAAATGGTACGAGGTGATGAGCTGGTCGAGGAAAAAGCGTACCTTTGGCGTGAAGCCGTAGGATTCGCAGATTTCCATGGCATGCCCATAGGTGACGGTCTCCGGCCGCAGAAGGATAAAGGGCTTGTCGGCAAAGAGGAAGAGCGGTACCTTCGGACAGCCGGGCAGAAGGTGGAAACCGTCCAGAATCTGACTGCGGGACAGTGCATAAGCTTCGGCGCCGGAGCCTGCGGCTATTTTTTCGGGAACGGCTAAGAGAAAGTGTTCCTCAAACAGCACATGGCTTTGGAACATGCTGTCTTCCTGGATCATTGGGTCGATGATGATATCCAGTTCTTCCTTTCGTATTTTTTCCTTCAGCTCCAGAGAAGGGGCTTCGCGGATTTCCAGATCAATACCGGGATATTTTCTGGAAAATTCGGAAATTACGGATAATACAATCTGAGAAAGAAAAAAGTTGGATGCACCGACGCGGACGGAGCCTGTTTTCAGCTCGGAGAGGTCATTGCAGTAAAGGCGCAGGCTGGTTTCGATATTTTTGATTTTTTCTGCGCTTTCAATATAGGCCTTTCCCGCCTCCGTCAGGGCGATATGGGAGGTGCTTCGCTCGAATAACGGCTGTCCCAATTCCTGCTCTTCTTTTTTGATGGCGATGCTGAGCGCCGGCTGTGTCAGATAGAGGTTTTTAGCGGCTTTTGAGAAGCTGCCGGTCTTATACACTTCGCAGACATAGTTCATGTACTGGAACATGGTTTTTCTCCTGCTTTATAAATAGTTTTTATCGGTATAATTAAAATTATAAATTTGATTATATAATAGAACTGTGGTATCTTCAATAGCGGAGTACAAAAGGGGAGATTTTTCTATGAGTTATACGACGATTTTGCTGATTATATGCCCGATCTTTTTTATTTCCGGAATCATTGATTCCATCGGAGGCGGAGGCGGCCTGATTGCGCTTCCTACTTATTTGATGATCGGCCTTCCGATCCGGACGGCTTATGGGTGCAACAAGCTTCAGGCGGGGCTTGGAAACCTGGTGTCGGCGATAAAATATTTCCGCAGCAATATGGTAGATTTGAAGATTGCGCTGATTTCGGCCATTACGGCTATGACAGGCGCTTATTTCGGGACGAAAATCATTTTCCTGCTCCCGGAGGCGACGATTCAGAAGGTTATTACCGTTGCGCTGCCGGCCATCGCCCTTGTGATGGTGCTTCGGAAGTCCAGCACCAGGGACACGATCATGAAGAGCGAGATTTCTAAGAAAACCATTGTCCAGGCTTTGATTGTCGGCGTCATCATGGGCTTTTACAACAGCCTGTTCGGGCCGGGAGTCGGGACGGTTGCAATCATCGCATTCACGATGATTATGCATTATGATTCCAGGGTCGCTTCGGGAAACGGCAAGGTGTTAATTGTGCTGACGAATGCGGTAGCCCTTGTCAGTTATGTGAAAACGGGAAATGTGGCGTATGAGATTGCAATTCCGGCCGCATTGTCAGCGATTCTTGGAAACCTTGTGGGCGTGAACCTGGCGATTAAGAAAGGGGATAAGATCATTAAGCCAGTGATGCTGGTGATTGTGATCCTCACAGTTGTTAAGTTTGCATTGGAGAATAATCTCTGGGCATAAATTTAGGAATAGCAGTTCAGCCATACCATTCATAATTTGACGGATTCCATTTATCGGCCAACAAATAATGATATTGGCCGTCAAATTATTCATGTCGGGCGTCCGCCCTATATCCACATATGCCCAAATGCTGCTCTGTGAGCAAGCTCCCACGCAGCATTTGGGCATATGTGTCTGCATGGCTGAACTGTTCAATTTCATACTCTCTTCTGCCGCAGGCGGCCTTTGTGGCTTGTCTGCGGCCTTTTTCTGTCTAATCATTTACGCTTTTATTAAATCTTTTCCCATCTATTGTGCTGGAAACAAGTGAATGTTAAAATGAAATCAAGGAAGGTGATTTTTATGAGGAGACTGTTTTTTCTTGTTTTTCTCAGTCTTATGCTTGCCGGATGTTCGTCCGGGGCGGACAGGAAAAGTGAAAATAGACGGGATCAGACGGAAACTGCCGCGGAAGAAGAGGAGTGTGAGGGAGTTGTCCAGGAGGCCGTTTCTTCGGAGGATGACATGACGGCGGAAGAGATTATGAGCTTTCTGGAAAGTTTTGAGCCGGGGCTTTCTTTTGTGGACATGGATGCAGAGGAAACCGAAGGATATGGAGATGCGCTGGAAGATGCCTATGAACTGATGGGGCGGAAGACGGAGGACGGCTTTGGGTACGTGCTGGCAGTTTTAAAAAAGGGAAAGCAGAGCCCTTTAGACGGCCTCGCTGTCTATGAAGAGGGGAATGACCTTGCTGCCGGGAAAGGGAGCGAGCCGTCTTTTTTGTTTACCAGGGTCAACAGCCTGATGCAGGGAAATGGAAACCAGGTTCTGTATCTCCAGCCCAAGGATCTGGCGGCGCCGGAGGAGATGCAGCAGGTGTTCCGTTACCGTTTCTGTGAAGGCGAAGAGGGCAGGAGGTATTTGGAGGATGCAAAGGAACGCGGAGTCCGGTTCTCGCCGCCGGATCATGGCGCCTATCTCTGTGTGGAACGGTATGAGAATGGGAAAAACTATACGGAATATGTGGAGCTGACGGCTGAGGAAGAGCAGGAGATTTTAAGATCGGATGAGGCGGTGTACCCGCCGCTTTACGGGAATTACGGCATCCAGTTTTTCGTCAGTGAGGATACTTATGAGACGGAAGAGATCGAAGAAGGCAGCATTACCATGCCGGCGCTTCGGATTGCAGAGGAACGGTGCCGGTTCCAGGCGGTGGAACTGTCGGAGGTTCATGATATCGTTAAGGCCGAAATGAAGATGCGGTTCCAGGAATATGATGAGAGCACCGGCACGATTTCGCGGGAATGGGAGGAAACGGAGACGCTTACCGAGCGTTCCTCGCTTCAGAAGCTGGAGGAGATGATTGCGACCTCGAAGCCGGCGTTTGAGAGCGGCAGCCCTTATACGGGAATTTTGACACTGACCCGTGAGGACGGAACGGAAATTATTGTTCATGCGGCCGCTGACGGCAGCAGCAGTTTTATTCTCGGAAGCTATTCCGTCTATGAACCGGAAAGCGGATCCATGGAAGAACTGTGGGAGCTGTTCCCGATGATGCGGGAAAATACGGGATGGAGCGAGGCCCTGGTGCCTGGAAGGTAGGAGTATGAAAGAAAAAGATTTGCTTACACGGCTTTCGGAATACAGCCAGTCGGATTTTTATCCGTTTCACATGCCGGGACATAAGAGAAACGGCTTTTTTACCAGAGACGGCGGCTTTCCGGATCCGTATTCCATTGATATTACGGAAATCGACGGGTTCGACAACCTTCACCACCCGGAAGGGATTTTAAAGGAATCTATGGAGTGGGCAGCCGGCGTTTACGGCGCAGATCGGACGTACTATCTCGTGAACGGCAGTACCTGCGGAATTTTAAGCGCCATCTGCGGCACGGTTCCGTCGGGAGGAACGCTCCTGATGGCGAGAAATTGTCACAAATCTGCATACAATGGGCTCATATTAAACCGGCTGACTCCAGAATACGTGTACCCGGAAACGGTCGGGCGGTATGGGATTTTGGGGAGTGTTTCCCCGGAGGCTGTGGCGCGCTGTTTAGAAAAGGATGAAAACCATGAGATCCGCGCGGTATTTCTCGTGTCTCCGACGTATGAAGGCGTTGTTTCTGATATAAAACGGATTGCTGAGGTTGTCCATGAGCATGGAATCCCGCTGATTGTGGATGAGGCGCACGGGGCCCATCTCCCGTTTGCGAAAGAGGGGGATGGGTTTCCGGCTTCGGCCCTCGATAGCGGGGCAGATCTTGTGATACAAAGTTTACATAAAACACTGCCGTCTTTTACCCAGACGGCTGTTCTCCATGTGCAGGGGAAGCTTGCAGACAGGGAGCGGGTGGAGCAGTACCTTGGAATGTTCCAGAGCTCCAGCCCGTCGTATCTTTTTATGGCGGGGATTGAGCGGTGCCTCCGTTTCATGGACAGGCAGGGGCGGGAGGAGATGTCCGCCTACGGGAAGCGGATGGAGCAGTTTTTTTTATCGCTCTCGGGACTTGAGGTTTTGGAGGTCATGAACCGCTCGGTCATAGGAGAGAGGGGCGTTTTTGACTGGGACTGCTCGAAAATCGTGGTGTTTTCCGGGAAGGCAGAGGGGCTTTCCGGGGAGAAGCTTGGGCGGATTCTCAGGGAAAACTATCATCTGGAAATGGAAATGTGCGCGCCGGAGTATGTGGTGGCGATGACGTCGCTTCTCGATACGAAAGAAGGGCTTTTAAGGCTTAAGGAGGCGCTTCTTGAGATCGATAAGGGACTTTCCGGGAAGAAAAAGGGAAAAGGCAGCAGGATTGGCAGCGGGAACATGACGGAGACGGCCGAAATGTGCATGATACCGGCAAAAGCTCTGGAGCTTCCCGGAAGGCGCGTTTCGACGGCGGAATCGGCCGGCTGTATTTCAAAGGAATTTGTCTACCTGTACCCGCCGGGGATCCCGATTCTCGTTCCCGGGGAGCGGATTTCCAAAGAAGCCGTTTCGCGTATTCTGGAGTACCAGACAGAGGGGCTTTCCGTGCAGGGTACGTCCGATCCGTCTGTTTCCACGATTTTGGCAGTTGCGGGCGGCGAAGGGGTATGCTAGAATAATTTCAGCGAAAACGCAGAAGAAGAATCGAACCATGTACGTCCAGGGAGGACAAAACGGCAGATATGGGCAGAATTTTTTATTTGATGGGAAAAAGTGCCACGGGTAAGGACACCGTGTATAAGGAGCTCCTTCATGCAAAACCGGAGCTTAAGACCGTCGTCCCTTATACGACGAGGCCGATCCGTGCCGGTGAGGAAAACGGCGTCGAATATTTTTTTGTGGGGCAGCCGGAGTTGGAGTCCATGAAGGCGGCCGGGAAGGTCATCGAGCTTCGCACGTACCAGACGGTCATGGGGCCGTGGAGCTATTTTACGGCCGATGACGGCCAGTTTGATTTGGAAGACGAGCGGCCGTTTTTGATGATCGGGACGCTGGAATCCTATGAAAAGATGGTGGAATATTTCGGAAGTGAAGCCATGGTGCCGCTTTACATTGAGGTTCCGGACGGCATACGCTTAAGGCGCGCCGTCGACCGGGAGGAAAAACAGCAGAAGCCGAATTTCAGAGAGGTCTGCCGCAGGTACCTGGCGGACGAAGACGATTTTTCCGAGGAAAAGCTTTCGCGTCTGGGAATTCAAAAGCGGTTTTTGAACCTGGAACTGGAGACTTGCCTGCGAGAGCTTCTCCTGGAGATCGAACGCAGATAAAACTTTTGTTTCACGAAAATCTGTGCTATAATTGGGAAGAATGGAGGGATGGCGATGATGGAAAACAAGGTGACGGGATTTAAGGATATTCTCGGAAACGATATGGTGAAGGAACATTTTAAAAAGGCCATTGAGGCCCACAAGGTTTCTCATGCCTATATTCTGACCGGCGAGGCCGGAATGGGGCGGAAGTCCATCGCCAATGCCTTTGCCATGACGCTTCTCTGTGAAAAGGGAAAGAGCGAGCCATGCATGGTGTGCCATTCCTGCAAGCAGGTTCTGGCTGGGAGCCATCCTGACCTGATTTATGTAACCCACGCGAAGCCGGCCAGCATCGGCGTCGACGACATCCGGGAGCAGATCAATGACACGATCATGATCCGCCCTTACAGCAGCTATTACAAGATTTATATTGTGGATGAAGCGGAAAAAATGACGGTGCAGGCGCAGAATGCCCTGTTAAAGACCATCGAGGAGCCGCCGTCCTATGCCGTTATCATCCTGATTACCACCAACCAGGAGGCATTCCTTCCGACGATCCTTTCCAGGTGTGTCCAGCTTAAATTAAAGCCGTTAAAGGATTTTACGGTGAAAAGCTATCTGACCGACCACCTCGGCGTGGCGGAGAGGGATGCGGAGCTCTGTGCGGCCTTTGCGAGAGGGAATCTTGGAAAAGCCATCTATCTGGCTTCCTCCGAGGAGTTCCAGCTCATGTACCAGAAGGTCATGAATCTGGTAAAGAACGTGGGACAGATGGATATTTCCATGCTGCTTGAATGCATCATGGAGATGAAAAATGAAAATTATGATATCGGCGAGGTTCTCGACCTGATGCAGCTCTGGTACCGGGATGTCCTGATGTACAAGGTGACAAAGGACATGAATCTCCTGATATTTAAAGATGAATATAAACTTATTAACGAGATGGGGCAGAAGGTTGGCTATGCCGGGCTGGAGGAGATTCTCGGCGCCATTGACAAGGCGAAGGCGCGGTTAGAGGCCAATGTGAACATGGAGCTGGTGATGGAGCTTCTGCTTCTCACCATGAAGAACCCCTCATAAGGAGAATAGAAATGACGAAAGTAATCGGTGTCCGTTTCCGCAAGGCGGGAAAGGTCTATTATTTCAGCCCGGGCGACCAGATCATCAAAAACGGGCAGCATGTGATTGTTGAGACGGCCAGGGGCGTCGAGTACGGCTATGTGGTACTCGGTACCCATGAGGTCGATGATAAGAAGGTGGTTCAGCCTTTAAAGCCGGTAATCCGCATGGCTACCGACGAGGACGAGGCCATCGAACAGAAAAACAAGGAGAAAGAAAAGGAAGCGTTTAAGATCTGCCAGGAGAAAATCCGGAAGCATGAGCTGGAGATGAAGCTAATCGACGCGGAATACACCTTCGACAACAATAAGGTTCTGTTTTATTTTACGGCGGACGGGAGAATTGACTTCCGCGAGCTGGTAAAGGATCTGGCCTCCGTGTTTAAGACGAGGATTGAGCTTCGCCAGATCGGCGTAAGGGACGAGACGAAGATTGTCGGCGGCATCGGCATCTGCGGACGGCCGCTCTGCTGTACGTCCTATCTTTCCGAGTTTATCCCGGTTTCCATTAAGATGGCGAAGGAACAGAATCTTTCTTTAAATCCGACGAAGATTTCCGGCGTCTGCGGGCGTCTCATGTGCTGTCTCAAGTACGAAGAGGAGACGTATGAGGAGTTAAACGGCCGCCTTCCCAACATCGGGGATTATGTGACGACGGACGACGGCTTAAAGGGCGAGGTGCACAGCGTCAGCATTTTAAGACAGCTTGTGAAGGTTGTCGTGACCGTAAACGGGGACGAAAAGGAGATCCGGGAGTACAAGGTGGGCCAGCTTAAGTTCCGGCCAAAGCGCAGGAAGGAAAAAGCGGGCGTCAACGACGCCGAGTTAAAGCATCTGGAGGCTCTGGAGAAAAAGGAAGGGAAATCGAAGCTCAATGACGATTGATCTGAAGGAAAATGAGCGGATCGACGATTTGCAGCGGAACCATCTGCGGATTATCCAGAAGACTGACGGGTTCTGCTTCGGCATGGACGCCGTGCTGCTTTCCGGGTTTGCTGCGGTGAAGCCGGGGGAACGCGTCTTGGATCTCGGAACCGGCACGGGGATTATCCCGATTCTTCTCTCTGCAAAGACGGAGGGGGAACATTTTACCGGCCTGGAAATCCAGGAGGAGATCGCCGGGATGGCGAAAAGAAGCGTTTCCATGAACGGCCTGGAGAAAAAAATTGAGATTGTAAACGGTGATATTAAGGAAGCCAGCCGGATTTTCGGAGCGGCTTCCTTTGATGTCGTTACGACGAATCCGCCGTATATGAACGATGCCCACGGACTGAAAAACCCGACGGAGGTCAAGGCCATCTCCCGCCACGAGGTGCTCTGCACCCTGGAGGACGTGGTGCGGGAGGGCGCAAAGGTCTTAAAGCACGGCGGGCGTATGTATATGGTGCACCGGCCCCACCGGCTCATCGAGATTCTTAACACCATGACGAAGTACCGGCTGGAGCCGAAGCGCATGAAGCTTGTCCATCCGTTCCGGGATAAGGAGGCCAATATGGTGCTCATCGAGGCCGTCCGCGGGGGCGGCGCCTGGATGAAGGTGGAGCCGCCGGTGATTGTGTATAAAGAGCCCGGTGTGTACAGTGAAGAGATTTACGATATTTACGGGTATTAGAGGGCGCCGGCAGGCGAGAGAACTGTCCGTCTGATACGGACATTTGGACACATTTTTAAGGAAGCCGGCTGAACCGGCAGGAGAAGAAGGCATGGCTTGAAAGGAGAGGGCAATGCAGGGAAAGCTGTATTTGTGTGCGACCCCCATTGGGAATCTTGAGGATATTACGCTTCGCGTTTTGAATACGCTCCGGGAAGTGGATCTGATTGCGGCCGAGGACACCAGGCACAGCATCAAGCTTTTAAACCACTTTGAGATCAAGACGCCCATGACGAGCTACCATGAGTTCAACAAGGTGGAAAAAGCCAGGTATCTTGTGGAAAAGATGAAGGAAGGGCTCAATGTGGCGCTTGTGACAGACGCCGGGACGCCTGGGATTTCTGATCCCGGCGAGGAGCTTGTCCGCCAGTGCTATGAGGCGGGGATCGAGCTGACGTCCCTTCCGGGGCCGGCGGCCTGCATCACGGCCCTTACCATGTCGGGCATGGCGACAAGGCGGTTCGTGTTTGAGGCGTTTCTTCCGGCGGATAAGAGAGAGAAGGCAGAGGTTTTGGAGGAGTTAAAAGGCGAGACGCGGACGATCATTCTCTATGAGGCGCCCCACCGGCTGATCCGGACGCTGGGAGAGCTTCTTGAGGCCCTTGGAGACCGGCGGATCTCCATCTGCCGGGAGCTTACGAAAAAGCATGAAACCGTGTTCCGGACGACGTTTTCGGAGGCCCTTTCTTTCTACGAAAACGAGGAACCGCGGGGCGAGTGCGTGCTCGTCATCGAGGGGAAGAGCCGGGAGGAGATTAAGAAGGAGAAAGAGCAGGCCTGGGAGTCCATGTCCATCGAGGAACATATGGAGCAGTACCTCTCCCGCGGAACCGACCGCAAGGAGGCCATGAAGCTCGTGGCGAAGGACCGCGGGATCAGCAAACGTGACGTTTATCAGTATCTGATGAGGGATTAAATGAAGACAGAACACAAGAAGAAAAAATGGGCGGCTGGGATCCTGGCCGTGTTTGGCGCGGCGTTTCTTTACCTGATGGGAGCGGCTGCGCCGTTTCTGCATTATGAAGAGATTTCGGAGGAAACGAAAGAGACGTTTCAGACAGCGGAGTTTTACTCGGAGGAAACAGGGCCTGACAGGGCCATGATTATGGAGACCAACAAAAGCGCATGGGAGGAGCGGATGCGGCTCTTTTCCCAGGCCGAGGACAGGATTATTATGTCAACCTTTGATATGAGGGACGGAGAGAGCACCAGGGACGTGCTGGCTGTCCTCTATGAAAAGGCAGAACAGGGTGTCGACATAAAAATTCTCGTGGACGGCATCAGCGGCGTCATCCGCATGGAAGGGAACGAGCTGTTTTACGCCCTTTCCGGCCATCCAAATGTGGAGATTAAGCTGTATAACAGGCTGAACCCGTTTGCGCCATGGAAGACCCAGGGGCGGATGCATGACAAGTATATCATCGCCGACGACCTGGCGTATATTCTTGGAGGGCGGAACCAGTTCGACTATTTTATCGGGGAGTATCCGACAAAGAACAGGAGCTATGACAGGGAGATCCTGATTTATAATACCGGGGCCGGAAGCGGCAGCAGGGAGAGCTCGCTTTTCCAGGTGGAGGCGTATTTTGAGGACATGTGGAGCCGGGAGGAATGCACGTATTTCCATGAGGACGCGGGGCTTCTTGAAAAGGAAAAGGTAAAGGCGGAGATTTTAGCCTTAGAGGAGCGGTATGAGCGGCTTACGGCGGAAAATCCGGAGCTTTTTGAAAAATCCCAGGACTACGCGGCGAGGACGAAGGCCACCAACAAGGTGACGCTCATAAATAACCCGACCCACATCTACGGAAAAGAGCCGGTCGTGTTCTATAAGCTGATGGAGCTTGCAAAGGAGGCAGATTCCCGCGTGATTTTCCAGACTCCGTATATTGTATGCAATTCTTATATGCTTAAGGAGCTCACAGAGCTTTCCGAGGCAGTGCCGGACAGCCGGATTTTAATCAATTCCGTGGAAAACGGGGATAACTTTATGGCTTCCAGCGATTATCTGTACCGGAAAGGGGAGATTGTGGAGACAGGGATCCCCATTTATGAGTATGACGGCGGGCTTTCCAACCACGGGAAGTCCATGGTGATTGACGATGATCTGGCGGTCATCGGGTCGTACAATATGGATCTTCGCAGCACGTATGTGGATACGGAGCTGATGCTTGCGGTTCACAGCGAGGCCATTGCCGGTGAACTTTCCGGATACATGGCGGCCATGGAAGCTGACAGCCGGCGCGTGATCGGAAAGACAGAATATGAGACGCCAAAACACCTGACGGTCGAGCCGGTTCCCTGGTGGAAGATGGCGGCCATGCGTGTTGTGGGACTTTTGATGCAGGGGGTAAGAGGGCTGGTGTAAAGACGCACTGAACGATTTTTGACACTTTCTTAACACATTTAAAACGGTATTTTATGCCATTGAAACGCGATTTTTGGCATTTCATACAGATAACCTTGCCTGGAATCTAAAAAAAATATAAAATTACACTAAAAAATAATAAAGAATCTAAATATAAGGCTTAACATTATATTTAGATTCTCTATTTATTTCATGCCGAGGCAGTGTGTAACTATTAACGATCCATCATAGAGACAAGGAGAGGTCAGTATGAAATTGAAGAGAATCGCAGCAGTCGTTCTTGCAGCAGCAATGTTCAGCTCGCTTACCGCATGCTCAGGCGGAGACAGCGGGACAGCCACAACGGCAGGAAGCACCACCGCAGCAGCCGGAACTGAGGCGGCCGGATCCGACGAGGGAGGCAGCTCCCCGCAGATCGACCGCGGTTCCGAGTTCGTCACCGTGGCAACCGGCCCTACCAGCGGCATCTATTATCCCATCGGCGGCGCTTTTGCGACGGCTCTCGGGACGGCCGGATACAAAACGTCAGCCCAGGCCACAGGTGCTTCTGTTGAGAATATCAACCTGATTTTGAATAACGAAGCAGAGCTTGCCATCGCCATGCAGGACTCTGTGATGCAGGCTTATGAAGGCTTCGGAGCTTTTGAGACGGCAGAACCGGATCTCAGGGCCATGATGAGGCTCTGGCCCAACTATGTACAGCTTGTAACCGTGGAAGGCACGGGAATCAAGAGCGTTGAAGATCTGAAGGGAAAGAGAGTCGGCGTCGGCGCCCCCAACTCCGGCGTGGAGTTAAATGCCAGGATGATCTATGAAGCATACGGCATGACCTACGAGGACAGCCAGGTGGATTACTTATCCTACGGCGAGGCCATCGACCAGATGAAGAACGGCCAGTGCGACGCAGCGTTTGTTACCTCCGGCCTTCCCAATGCAACGGTTTCCGAGCTGGCCTTCAGCTATGATATGGTAATCGTTCCCATCGACGGCGAAGGACGCGACAACCTGATTGAGAAATATCCGTTCTTTGCGGCCAGCGTGATTCCGGCCGACACCTACAACAATGAAGAAGATGTGGAAAGCGTATTCGTTTACAACATCATGCTGGTAAATAAGAACCTGTCCGACGACATGGTTTACGACATGATGGACATCATCCATTCTGACGAGGGCATGTCCAACATTAAGGCGTCCCATAATACGGCAGACCAGAACATCGACATTTCCTTCGGAGTTGAAGACGTA comes from the Eubacteriaceae bacterium Marseille-Q4139 genome and includes:
- a CDS encoding sulfite exporter TauE/SafE family protein, which translates into the protein MSYTTILLIICPIFFISGIIDSIGGGGGLIALPTYLMIGLPIRTAYGCNKLQAGLGNLVSAIKYFRSNMVDLKIALISAITAMTGAYFGTKIIFLLPEATIQKVITVALPAIALVMVLRKSSTRDTIMKSEISKKTIVQALIVGVIMGFYNSLFGPGVGTVAIIAFTMIMHYDSRVASGNGKVLIVLTNAVALVSYVKTGNVAYEIAIPAALSAILGNLVGVNLAIKKGDKIIKPVMLVIVILTVVKFALENNLWA
- a CDS encoding LysR family transcriptional regulator; this encodes MFQYMNYVCEVYKTGSFSKAAKNLYLTQPALSIAIKKEEQELGQPLFERSTSHIALTEAGKAYIESAEKIKNIETSLRLYCNDLSELKTGSVRVGASNFFLSQIVLSVISEFSRKYPGIDLEIREAPSLELKEKIRKEELDIIIDPMIQEDSMFQSHVLFEEHFLLAVPEKIAAGSGAEAYALSRSQILDGFHLLPGCPKVPLFLFADKPFILLRPETVTYGHAMEICESYGFTPKVRFFLDQLITSYHFVGKGLGIAFVSDCLVKLTPPEPGVLFFQLDSPLAKREVAAVHKKNRYLSSASAAFIETAKKMIENHQIFT
- a CDS encoding guanylate kinase, with the translated sequence MGRIFYLMGKSATGKDTVYKELLHAKPELKTVVPYTTRPIRAGEENGVEYFFVGQPELESMKAAGKVIELRTYQTVMGPWSYFTADDGQFDLEDERPFLMIGTLESYEKMVEYFGSEAMVPLYIEVPDGIRLRRAVDREEKQQKPNFREVCRRYLADEDDFSEEKLSRLGIQKRFLNLELETCLRELLLEIERR
- the holB gene encoding DNA polymerase III subunit delta', coding for MTGFKDILGNDMVKEHFKKAIEAHKVSHAYILTGEAGMGRKSIANAFAMTLLCEKGKSEPCMVCHSCKQVLAGSHPDLIYVTHAKPASIGVDDIREQINDTIMIRPYSSYYKIYIVDEAEKMTVQAQNALLKTIEEPPSYAVIILITTNQEAFLPTILSRCVQLKLKPLKDFTVKSYLTDHLGVAERDAELCAAFARGNLGKAIYLASSEEFQLMYQKVMNLVKNVGQMDISMLLECIMEMKNENYDIGEVLDLMQLWYRDVLMYKVTKDMNLLIFKDEYKLINEMGQKVGYAGLEEILGAIDKAKARLEANVNMELVMELLLLTMKNPS
- a CDS encoding PLP-dependent transferase — protein: MKEKDLLTRLSEYSQSDFYPFHMPGHKRNGFFTRDGGFPDPYSIDITEIDGFDNLHHPEGILKESMEWAAGVYGADRTYYLVNGSTCGILSAICGTVPSGGTLLMARNCHKSAYNGLILNRLTPEYVYPETVGRYGILGSVSPEAVARCLEKDENHEIRAVFLVSPTYEGVVSDIKRIAEVVHEHGIPLIVDEAHGAHLPFAKEGDGFPASALDSGADLVIQSLHKTLPSFTQTAVLHVQGKLADRERVEQYLGMFQSSSPSYLFMAGIERCLRFMDRQGREEMSAYGKRMEQFFLSLSGLEVLEVMNRSVIGERGVFDWDCSKIVVFSGKAEGLSGEKLGRILRENYHLEMEMCAPEYVVAMTSLLDTKEGLLRLKEALLEIDKGLSGKKKGKGSRIGSGNMTETAEMCMIPAKALELPGRRVSTAESAGCISKEFVYLYPPGIPILVPGERISKEAVSRILEYQTEGLSVQGTSDPSVSTILAVAGGEGVC
- a CDS encoding TIGR00266 family protein; this translates as MKYRIIGNTMPAVEVEFDFAGESIYTQSGGMTWMSDGIDMSTNARGGIMKGLGRMFAGESMFMATYKARQAGARIAFASTSAGTIYPLDVSATGGMICQKGAFLCAQESVELNVTFSKKFSAGLFGGEGFILEDISGQGLAFLEIDGDMIERQLEPGEVLKVDTGNVVAFDRNVKYEIETVKGLGNIFFGGEGLFLTKLTGPGRVILQTQNIAEFAGRIAQFIPSKGN
- a CDS encoding tRNA1(Val) (adenine(37)-N6)-methyltransferase, which codes for MTIDLKENERIDDLQRNHLRIIQKTDGFCFGMDAVLLSGFAAVKPGERVLDLGTGTGIIPILLSAKTEGEHFTGLEIQEEIAGMAKRSVSMNGLEKKIEIVNGDIKEASRIFGAASFDVVTTNPPYMNDAHGLKNPTEVKAISRHEVLCTLEDVVREGAKVLKHGGRMYMVHRPHRLIEILNTMTKYRLEPKRMKLVHPFRDKEANMVLIEAVRGGGAWMKVEPPVIVYKEPGVYSEEIYDIYGY
- a CDS encoding stage 0 sporulation family protein, with the protein product MTKVIGVRFRKAGKVYYFSPGDQIIKNGQHVIVETARGVEYGYVVLGTHEVDDKKVVQPLKPVIRMATDEDEAIEQKNKEKEKEAFKICQEKIRKHELEMKLIDAEYTFDNNKVLFYFTADGRIDFRELVKDLASVFKTRIELRQIGVRDETKIVGGIGICGRPLCCTSYLSEFIPVSIKMAKEQNLSLNPTKISGVCGRLMCCLKYEEETYEELNGRLPNIGDYVTTDDGLKGEVHSVSILRQLVKVVVTVNGDEKEIREYKVGQLKFRPKRRKEKAGVNDAELKHLEALEKKEGKSKLNDD